The DNA segment AAGAATCTGGCAAAACAAGTTATATTGAAAGATTTAATTGTACTCTTAGACAAAGAGTCGCAAGGCTTGTAAGAAAAACTTTATCTTTCTCTAAAAAACTAGCTAATCATATTGGAATGATCAAATATTTTATCTGTTATTACAATTTAGCATTACATGTTTAGAACTACCAAAAAAATGAAAATCTTGCTCAACGGGCTTTACAATATCGCCTATACCCACATCAATTTGAATTTTATCTTTCATATTACTAAAGGTGGCTTGAAAGGTCACTCTATATCCCGGATAATCCATATGAGGCTGTTCTAAAAGCTCTATAGCCTTAT comes from the Candidatus Protochlamydia phocaeensis genome and includes:
- a CDS encoding IS1 family transposase; this encodes ESGKTSYIERFNCTLRQRVARLVRKTLSFSKKLANHIGMIKYFICYYNLALHV